In one Ignavibacteriales bacterium genomic region, the following are encoded:
- a CDS encoding OmpA family protein, producing the protein MKSFLTILVIGILILIPSRQVFSQDLLDRIKDKVEDRVDQKTDEAIDKGLDKVEEDATKTDEEKKADEQKEEKEVTKKDNKLESETKPVQQDDLKSFSKYDFIPGDKVVFYEDFSQDAVGDFPALWNTNKSGEVITTNRFPGKWLKMKEDGLFWLEKGISLPNNCTIEFDVIPDDNGEEQQSLSFDITILATNEGELYPTMYVPGAGGVIFNLTTPPSYHSISGYSEGSYGMRGDYEKEIGLLKAKEINHVAIWIQKTRARIYIHGEKVFDLPKVLPAGIQLNQLRFWTTGGSEPMFSNIRIAEAGADMRSKLLTEGKLVTHGILFDVNSDKIKPESYGTLKEISNVLKENESVKVNIVGHTDSDGDDAKNLDLSKRRAASVKSLLNSDFGIDASRMETDGKGEKEPVAPNTTPEGKANNRRVEFIKL; encoded by the coding sequence ATGAAATCGTTTTTAACAATTTTAGTCATAGGAATCTTAATTTTAATTCCCTCGCGTCAGGTGTTTTCACAGGATCTTTTAGACAGAATTAAAGATAAAGTAGAAGATCGTGTTGATCAAAAAACAGATGAAGCTATTGATAAAGGGTTGGACAAAGTTGAAGAGGATGCAACTAAAACTGATGAAGAAAAAAAGGCAGATGAACAGAAGGAAGAAAAAGAGGTAACTAAAAAAGACAATAAGTTGGAGTCTGAAACAAAACCGGTTCAACAGGATGATTTAAAAAGTTTCTCTAAATACGATTTTATCCCAGGCGATAAAGTTGTTTTCTACGAAGACTTCAGCCAGGATGCAGTAGGTGATTTTCCGGCTTTGTGGAATACTAACAAATCAGGTGAAGTTATAACTACAAATCGTTTTCCGGGCAAATGGTTAAAAATGAAAGAGGATGGTTTGTTCTGGTTAGAAAAAGGAATTTCGCTTCCAAATAACTGCACAATAGAATTTGATGTAATTCCAGATGATAATGGTGAAGAACAGCAATCACTTAGTTTTGATATAACTATTTTAGCCACTAATGAAGGTGAACTTTATCCAACAATGTATGTTCCCGGCGCTGGCGGTGTTATTTTCAATTTAACTACACCACCTTCATACCATTCAATATCAGGATATTCAGAAGGGAGCTATGGAATGAGAGGGGATTATGAAAAAGAAATTGGACTCTTAAAAGCTAAAGAAATAAATCATGTTGCAATTTGGATCCAGAAAACGCGAGCGAGAATATATATTCATGGAGAAAAAGTATTCGATTTGCCAAAAGTTTTACCTGCCGGAATTCAATTAAATCAATTACGCTTTTGGACTACTGGAGGCTCCGAACCAATGTTTTCAAATATCAGAATTGCAGAGGCTGGTGCCGATATGCGAAGCAAACTTTTAACAGAAGGTAAATTAGTTACTCACGGAATTCTGTTTGATGTTAATTCTGATAAAATAAAACCGGAATCTTATGGTACATTAAAAGAGATTTCTAATGTTCTTAAAGAAAATGAAAGTGTGAAAGTAAATATTGTTGGGCATACTGATAGTGATGGAGATGATGCAAAAAATCTGGATCTATCAAAACGAAGAGCTGCTTCTGTAAAGAGTTTATTAAATTCCGACTTTGGTATAGATGCCTCCAGAATGGAAACTGACGGTAAAGGTGAAAAAGAACCAGTAGCCCCAAATACAACTCCAGAAGGTAAAGCAAATAATAGAAGAGTGGAGTTTATCAAATTATAA